A window of the Tessaracoccus sp. MC1865 genome harbors these coding sequences:
- a CDS encoding patatin-like phospholipase family protein — translation MTNGYGNPRLTCDIVMKGGITSGVIYPRAVAELARTYRLSQVGGASAGAIAAAAAAAAELGRHTGGFEELDRMPAELAEPGPGGRSTLATFFQPTRTAAPLFHVLFGAAEATGNKTWAIINGLLRHFPAAAILGALPGLVLIALGWLGDGVGAGAAIVGGVLVLLVGVAAAVGWAVLRRFGRVAADGYGMCTGMPGDNAGQGAALTPWLHAKIQSLAGRDPAAPPVTFGDLRRAGVTLRTMTTNLTRHQPMAMPWSTREFFFDPEEFRGLFPAEVVDWMVAHPAPGVTPVAQEHLRPWPAEDDLPVIVATRMSLSFPVLITAVRLWAVDYTEPANQEAPREQRTASSVWFTDGGLCANLPVHFFDTPLPRHPTFAFNLGPFPPGREKSPEQEHNSYLPTSNVGGLQRPWFPLPTAGMGAWRSFGALMIHTAREWVDGAQMVMPGYRDRIVTVHHDESEGGMNLSMPPQVVSGLAERGRLGAEKLVRTFAGPQPGVVPAKGWDNHRWIRFRTAAGGLGRWLVALERNYHDTSSGGTPYSELAGPGATAPLPSYRPSVAEREVINDRAAGMVALADKWKNSDAGASTAPRPAPQLRLVPDDGTASGLDLTEDVAEG, via the coding sequence ATGACCAACGGCTACGGGAACCCCCGCCTCACGTGCGACATCGTGATGAAAGGCGGCATCACCAGCGGCGTGATCTATCCCCGCGCGGTGGCTGAACTCGCCCGCACCTATCGCCTGAGCCAGGTGGGCGGCGCCTCCGCCGGCGCCATCGCCGCCGCGGCCGCAGCGGCCGCCGAGCTGGGGCGGCACACCGGCGGCTTCGAGGAGCTCGACCGGATGCCCGCCGAGCTCGCGGAACCGGGCCCGGGGGGAAGGTCCACGTTGGCGACCTTCTTCCAGCCGACGCGCACCGCCGCGCCGCTGTTCCACGTCCTCTTCGGGGCCGCGGAGGCCACCGGCAACAAGACGTGGGCCATCATCAACGGGCTCCTGCGCCACTTCCCCGCTGCGGCCATCCTGGGGGCGCTGCCCGGGCTGGTGCTCATCGCCCTGGGATGGTTGGGCGACGGCGTCGGCGCCGGGGCCGCGATCGTCGGTGGCGTGCTCGTCCTGCTCGTCGGTGTGGCGGCCGCCGTCGGCTGGGCGGTGCTGCGACGGTTCGGGCGCGTGGCCGCGGACGGCTACGGGATGTGCACCGGGATGCCCGGTGACAACGCGGGTCAGGGCGCCGCGCTCACCCCCTGGCTGCACGCCAAGATCCAGTCGTTGGCCGGCCGCGACCCCGCCGCTCCCCCGGTGACCTTCGGTGACCTGCGACGCGCCGGGGTGACGCTCCGCACGATGACCACGAACCTCACCAGACACCAGCCCATGGCGATGCCCTGGAGCACCAGGGAGTTCTTCTTCGACCCCGAGGAGTTCCGCGGCCTCTTTCCTGCTGAGGTCGTCGACTGGATGGTCGCGCACCCCGCGCCGGGGGTCACCCCCGTCGCCCAGGAGCATCTCCGGCCGTGGCCGGCCGAGGACGACCTCCCCGTGATCGTCGCAACCAGGATGTCGCTGAGCTTCCCGGTGCTGATCACCGCGGTACGGCTCTGGGCCGTGGACTACACGGAGCCCGCGAACCAGGAGGCTCCCCGCGAGCAGAGGACCGCGTCGAGCGTCTGGTTCACCGACGGGGGTCTCTGCGCCAACCTCCCCGTCCACTTCTTCGACACGCCGCTGCCGCGGCACCCCACGTTCGCCTTCAACCTGGGCCCGTTCCCACCGGGCCGCGAGAAATCACCAGAGCAGGAGCACAACAGCTACCTGCCGACGAGCAACGTCGGCGGGCTGCAGAGGCCCTGGTTCCCGCTGCCCACCGCCGGGATGGGGGCGTGGCGGTCCTTCGGCGCGCTCATGATCCACACCGCCCGCGAATGGGTGGACGGGGCCCAGATGGTGATGCCTGGTTACCGCGACCGCATCGTCACCGTGCACCACGACGAGTCCGAGGGCGGCATGAACCTGTCGATGCCGCCCCAGGTGGTGTCCGGCCTCGCCGAACGGGGACGGCTCGGTGCCGAGAAACTGGTGCGCACCTTCGCCGGGCCGCAGCCGGGCGTCGTGCCGGCCAAGGGCTGGGACAACCACCGGTGGATCCGGTTCCGGACGGCTGCGGGCGGGCTCGGTCGATGGCTGGTCGCGCTGGAGCGCAACTACCACGACACCTCCTCCGGAGGCACCCCGTACAGCGAGTTGGCCGGGCCGGGCGCGACGGCTCCGCTGCCGTCCTACCGGCCGAGCGTCGCCGAGCGGGAGGTCATCAACGACCGGGCCGCCGGGATGGTGGCGTTGGCCGACAAGTGGAAGAACAGCGACGCCGGTGCCTCCACTGCACCGCGCCCCGCGCCGCAACTGAGGCTTGTGCCGGACGACGGCACCGCGTCGGGGCTCGACCTCACTGAGGACGTGGCCGAGGGGTGA